Proteins found in one Etheostoma spectabile isolate EspeVRDwgs_2016 chromosome 14, UIUC_Espe_1.0, whole genome shotgun sequence genomic segment:
- the cspg5b gene encoding chondroitin sulfate proteoglycan 5b isoform X8 yields the protein MERVDSRLGTWQVLLTISMVIVPLSAHGRHSLARHHHHHNQSSVNKEALNTRMMLSDDSAERDHLIGAGLMLGAKLPLSSTKRHHSHKHSHLDVVEEDQTVGEELTAGGGSPDQPGNPMSDDVITVEFHSPAPDIVSSDVALDWAKAPKAQKQKGGGPTAWTLSDFYDYLSPDDDLSTLDTTPEPEPTPSPPPDMEDENPLLTDSPSVPDVRPNTDSGPSLPASATPGPDKGEGLGLGGAMGTDGCRLGFVRSGPGVCVSQCDIEPNFCFNGGVCTVVAGMGAFCRCNVQDYIWNKGTRCDWAVTEFQVMCAVVGVASLVLIFLFMIIVFFAKKLHRLKNENRRLRKRSKYCPQSSEPQTDGLSVSTTADGSQPNDDPQKQEDPAKSPQAKEEGSMNILNSHSPKHENNRPASVVHDQGHAPNNTEENAEDGVTIGLEVLLPKDAKLHSETHSPLQYNVFLYKVANNGDSAFPNQAPPTHSANSYSPSSSHPMPKSAKTSKKSKVPKSPKHTKEDPPSGCEPLSGRHSSPGRHPSPSRNSAPGCYSSPTCHPSSHHSPSRYKCMPTSSSTPPELRKPRGRSQAPDSERSGTGREHQSGRLRPSPSSPHLTQPPPSPSRVKYSPVSTRSLPPLS from the exons GGAGGCATTCACTGGCCAGGCACCATCATCACCACAATCAATCATCTGTCAACAAGGAGGCCTTGAACACCAGAATGATGCTCAGTGACGACTCCGCAGAGAGGGACCACCTGATCGGAGCAGGGCTCATGCTCGGGGCTAAACTCCCGCTCAGCTCCACCAAACGCCACCATTCTCATAAACACAGCCATCTAGACGTCGTAGAGGAGGACCAAACTGTCGGGGAGGAGCTCACCGCCGGTGGGGGGAGTCCAGACCAGCCCGGAAACCCAATGTCAGATGATGTCATCACCGTGGAGTTTCACAGCCCTGCGCCGGATATTGTGTCCTCTGATGTGGCTCTGGATTGGGCCAAAGCCCCAAAAGCACAGAAGCAAAAAGGCGGAGGCCCTACTGCATGGACGCTTTCTGACTTTTATGACTACCTGTCACCTGATGACGACCTCTCGACATTAGATACGACTCCAGAACCAGAGCCCACCCCTTCACCCCCGCCTGACATGGAGGATGAGAATCCGCTCCTGACTGATTCTCCTTCTGTTCCTGATGTGCGGCCTAACACGGATAGTGGGCCCTCCCTACCAGCTTCTGCCACGCCAGGGCCGGACAAGGGTGAGGGCTTAGGCTTAGGTGGCGCCATGGGGACTGACGGCTGCAGGCTGGGCTTTGTGCGCTCTGGacctggggtgtgtgtgtctcagtgtgacATTGAACCCAATTTCTGCTTCAACGGAGGAGTGTGCACTGTGGTGGCAGGAATGGGAGCATTCTGCAG GTGCAATGTGCAGGACTACATCTGGAACAAAGGCACGCGCTGTGATTGGGCTGTCACAGAGTTCCAGGTTATGTGTGCGGTGGTTGGCGTGGCCTCCCTGGTGCTCATCTTCCTCTTCATGATCATCGTTTTCTTTGCCAAGAAGCTGCACCGCCTCAAGAATGAGAACAGGCGCCTTCGCAAAcgcag CAAGTACTGCCCACAGAGCAGCGAGCCACAGACAGACGGCCTCTCCGTTTCCACAACAGCCGACGGCTCGCAGCCAAAC GATGATCCTCAGAAGCAGGAGGACCCAGCAAAGTCCCCACAAGCCAAGGAAGAGGGATCAATGAACATCCTCAACTCTCATTCCCCCAAACACGAGAACAACCGGCCAGCCTCTGTTGTCCACGACCAGGGCCACGCCCCAAATAACACAGAGGAAAACGCTGAG GATGGAGTCACTATTGGCCTGGAAGTGCTCCTCCCAAAAGATGCCAAGCTCCACTCAGAGACCCACTCGCCCCTTCAGTACAACGTCTTCCTCTACAAGGTTGCCAACAACGGAGACTCCGCATTTCCCAACCAAGCCCCTCCCACTCACAGCGCTAACTCTTactccccctcctcttctcaCCCCATGCCTAAATCGGCCAAAACATCTAAGAAGTCCAAGGTGCCTAAGTCACCCAAACACACCAAGGAAGACCCACCTAGTGGCTGTGAACCCTTGTCTGGCAGGCACTCCTCACCTGGTCGCCACCCATCACCCAGTCGCAATTCTGCACCTGGTTGCTATTCTTCACCCACCTGTCATCCATCATCCCATCACTCTCCCTCCCGGTACAAATGCAtgcccacctcctcctccaccccgCCTGAGTTACGCAAGCCCAGAGGTCGGTCTCAAGCTCCCGACTCAGAGCGCTCAGGGACTGGTAGAGAGCACCAGAGTGGACGCCTTCGTCcatccccctcctcccctcaccTCACTCAGCCTCCTCCATCCCCATCCAGGGTTAAGTACAGCCCGGTCAGCACCCGATCCCTGCCACCACTCTCCTGA
- the cspg5b gene encoding chondroitin sulfate proteoglycan 5b isoform X4, translating into MERVDSRLGTWQVLLTISMVIVPLSAHGRHSLARHHHHHNQSSVNKEALNTRMMLSDDSAERDHLIGAGLMLGAKLPLSSTKRHHSHKHSHLDVVEEDQTVGEELTAGGGSPDQPGNPMSDDVITVEFHSPAPDIVSSDVALDWAKAPKAQKQKGGGPTAWTLSDFYDYLSPDDDLSTLDTTPEPEPTPSPPPDMEDENPLLTDSPSVPDVRPNTDSGPSLPASATPGPDKGEGLGLGGAMGTDGCRLGFVRSGPGVCVSQCDIEPNFCFNGGVCTVVAGMGAFCRCNVQDYIWNKGTRCDWAVTEFQVMCAVVGVASLVLIFLFMIIVFFAKKLHRLKNENRRLRKRSKYCPQSSEPQTDGLSVSTTADGSQPNVRKLCDTPPHAPQAHTHNLAYYDNIICQDDPQKQEDPAKSPQAKEEGSMNILNSHSPKHENNRPASVVHDQGHAPNNTEENAEDGVTIGLEVLLPKDAKLHSETHSPLQYNVFLYKVANNGDSAFPNQAPPTHSANSYSPSSSHPMPKSAKTSKKSKVPKSPKHTKEDPPSGCEPLSGRHSSPGRHPSPSRNSAPGCYSSPTCHPSSHHSPSRYKCMPTSSSTPPELRKPRGRSQAPDSERSGTGREHQSGRLRPSPSSPHLTQPPPSPSRVKYSPVSTRSLPPLS; encoded by the exons GGAGGCATTCACTGGCCAGGCACCATCATCACCACAATCAATCATCTGTCAACAAGGAGGCCTTGAACACCAGAATGATGCTCAGTGACGACTCCGCAGAGAGGGACCACCTGATCGGAGCAGGGCTCATGCTCGGGGCTAAACTCCCGCTCAGCTCCACCAAACGCCACCATTCTCATAAACACAGCCATCTAGACGTCGTAGAGGAGGACCAAACTGTCGGGGAGGAGCTCACCGCCGGTGGGGGGAGTCCAGACCAGCCCGGAAACCCAATGTCAGATGATGTCATCACCGTGGAGTTTCACAGCCCTGCGCCGGATATTGTGTCCTCTGATGTGGCTCTGGATTGGGCCAAAGCCCCAAAAGCACAGAAGCAAAAAGGCGGAGGCCCTACTGCATGGACGCTTTCTGACTTTTATGACTACCTGTCACCTGATGACGACCTCTCGACATTAGATACGACTCCAGAACCAGAGCCCACCCCTTCACCCCCGCCTGACATGGAGGATGAGAATCCGCTCCTGACTGATTCTCCTTCTGTTCCTGATGTGCGGCCTAACACGGATAGTGGGCCCTCCCTACCAGCTTCTGCCACGCCAGGGCCGGACAAGGGTGAGGGCTTAGGCTTAGGTGGCGCCATGGGGACTGACGGCTGCAGGCTGGGCTTTGTGCGCTCTGGacctggggtgtgtgtgtctcagtgtgacATTGAACCCAATTTCTGCTTCAACGGAGGAGTGTGCACTGTGGTGGCAGGAATGGGAGCATTCTGCAG GTGCAATGTGCAGGACTACATCTGGAACAAAGGCACGCGCTGTGATTGGGCTGTCACAGAGTTCCAGGTTATGTGTGCGGTGGTTGGCGTGGCCTCCCTGGTGCTCATCTTCCTCTTCATGATCATCGTTTTCTTTGCCAAGAAGCTGCACCGCCTCAAGAATGAGAACAGGCGCCTTCGCAAAcgcag CAAGTACTGCCCACAGAGCAGCGAGCCACAGACAGACGGCCTCTCCGTTTCCACAACAGCCGACGGCTCGCAGCCAAACGTAAGGAAATTGTGTGACACCCCTCCGCACGCTCCCCAAGCTCACACTCACAACCTGGCGTACTATGACAACATTATCTGTCAG GATGATCCTCAGAAGCAGGAGGACCCAGCAAAGTCCCCACAAGCCAAGGAAGAGGGATCAATGAACATCCTCAACTCTCATTCCCCCAAACACGAGAACAACCGGCCAGCCTCTGTTGTCCACGACCAGGGCCACGCCCCAAATAACACAGAGGAAAACGCTGAG GATGGAGTCACTATTGGCCTGGAAGTGCTCCTCCCAAAAGATGCCAAGCTCCACTCAGAGACCCACTCGCCCCTTCAGTACAACGTCTTCCTCTACAAGGTTGCCAACAACGGAGACTCCGCATTTCCCAACCAAGCCCCTCCCACTCACAGCGCTAACTCTTactccccctcctcttctcaCCCCATGCCTAAATCGGCCAAAACATCTAAGAAGTCCAAGGTGCCTAAGTCACCCAAACACACCAAGGAAGACCCACCTAGTGGCTGTGAACCCTTGTCTGGCAGGCACTCCTCACCTGGTCGCCACCCATCACCCAGTCGCAATTCTGCACCTGGTTGCTATTCTTCACCCACCTGTCATCCATCATCCCATCACTCTCCCTCCCGGTACAAATGCAtgcccacctcctcctccaccccgCCTGAGTTACGCAAGCCCAGAGGTCGGTCTCAAGCTCCCGACTCAGAGCGCTCAGGGACTGGTAGAGAGCACCAGAGTGGACGCCTTCGTCcatccccctcctcccctcaccTCACTCAGCCTCCTCCATCCCCATCCAGGGTTAAGTACAGCCCGGTCAGCACCCGATCCCTGCCACCACTCTCCTGA
- the cspg5b gene encoding chondroitin sulfate proteoglycan 5b isoform X2 has protein sequence MERVDSRLGTWQVLLTISMVIVPLSAHGRHSLARHHHHHNQSSVNKEALNTRMMLSDDSAERDHLIGAGLMLGAKLPLSSTKRHHSHKHSHLDVVEEDQTVGEELTAGGGSPDQPGNPMSDDVITVEFHSPAPDIVSSDVALDWAKAPKAQKQKGGGPTAWTLSDFYDYLSPDDDLSTLDTTPEPEPTPSPPPDMEDENPLLTDSPSVPDVRPNTDSGPSLPASATPGPDKGEGLGLGGAMGTDGCRLGFVRSGPGVCVSQCDIEPNFCFNGGVCTVVAGMGAFCRCNVQDYIWNKGTRCDWAVTEFQVMCAVVGVASLVLIFLFMIIVFFAKKLHRLKNENRRLRKRSKYCPQSSEPQTDGLSVSTTADGSQPNVRKLCDTPPHAPQAHTHNLAYYDNIICQRPSTTSYTWEYKPRNPYNHIQDDPQKQEDPAKSPQAKEEGSMNILNSHSPKHENNRPASVVHDQGHAPNNTEENAEDGVTIGLEVLLPKDAKLHSETHSPLQYNVFLYKVANNGDSAFPNQAPPTHSANSYSPSSSHPMPKSAKTSKKSKVPKSPKHTKEDPPSGCEPLSGRHSSPGRHPSPSRNSAPGCYSSPTCHPSSHHSPSRYKCMPTSSSTPPELRKPRGRSQAPDSERSGTGREHQSGRLRPSPSSPHLTQPPPSPSRVKYSPVSTRSLPPLS, from the exons GGAGGCATTCACTGGCCAGGCACCATCATCACCACAATCAATCATCTGTCAACAAGGAGGCCTTGAACACCAGAATGATGCTCAGTGACGACTCCGCAGAGAGGGACCACCTGATCGGAGCAGGGCTCATGCTCGGGGCTAAACTCCCGCTCAGCTCCACCAAACGCCACCATTCTCATAAACACAGCCATCTAGACGTCGTAGAGGAGGACCAAACTGTCGGGGAGGAGCTCACCGCCGGTGGGGGGAGTCCAGACCAGCCCGGAAACCCAATGTCAGATGATGTCATCACCGTGGAGTTTCACAGCCCTGCGCCGGATATTGTGTCCTCTGATGTGGCTCTGGATTGGGCCAAAGCCCCAAAAGCACAGAAGCAAAAAGGCGGAGGCCCTACTGCATGGACGCTTTCTGACTTTTATGACTACCTGTCACCTGATGACGACCTCTCGACATTAGATACGACTCCAGAACCAGAGCCCACCCCTTCACCCCCGCCTGACATGGAGGATGAGAATCCGCTCCTGACTGATTCTCCTTCTGTTCCTGATGTGCGGCCTAACACGGATAGTGGGCCCTCCCTACCAGCTTCTGCCACGCCAGGGCCGGACAAGGGTGAGGGCTTAGGCTTAGGTGGCGCCATGGGGACTGACGGCTGCAGGCTGGGCTTTGTGCGCTCTGGacctggggtgtgtgtgtctcagtgtgacATTGAACCCAATTTCTGCTTCAACGGAGGAGTGTGCACTGTGGTGGCAGGAATGGGAGCATTCTGCAG GTGCAATGTGCAGGACTACATCTGGAACAAAGGCACGCGCTGTGATTGGGCTGTCACAGAGTTCCAGGTTATGTGTGCGGTGGTTGGCGTGGCCTCCCTGGTGCTCATCTTCCTCTTCATGATCATCGTTTTCTTTGCCAAGAAGCTGCACCGCCTCAAGAATGAGAACAGGCGCCTTCGCAAAcgcag CAAGTACTGCCCACAGAGCAGCGAGCCACAGACAGACGGCCTCTCCGTTTCCACAACAGCCGACGGCTCGCAGCCAAACGTAAGGAAATTGTGTGACACCCCTCCGCACGCTCCCCAAGCTCACACTCACAACCTGGCGTACTATGACAACATTATCTGTCAG AGGCCGTCAACAACCAGCTATACCTGGGAATATAAACCCAGAAACCCTTACAATCACATCCAG GATGATCCTCAGAAGCAGGAGGACCCAGCAAAGTCCCCACAAGCCAAGGAAGAGGGATCAATGAACATCCTCAACTCTCATTCCCCCAAACACGAGAACAACCGGCCAGCCTCTGTTGTCCACGACCAGGGCCACGCCCCAAATAACACAGAGGAAAACGCTGAG GATGGAGTCACTATTGGCCTGGAAGTGCTCCTCCCAAAAGATGCCAAGCTCCACTCAGAGACCCACTCGCCCCTTCAGTACAACGTCTTCCTCTACAAGGTTGCCAACAACGGAGACTCCGCATTTCCCAACCAAGCCCCTCCCACTCACAGCGCTAACTCTTactccccctcctcttctcaCCCCATGCCTAAATCGGCCAAAACATCTAAGAAGTCCAAGGTGCCTAAGTCACCCAAACACACCAAGGAAGACCCACCTAGTGGCTGTGAACCCTTGTCTGGCAGGCACTCCTCACCTGGTCGCCACCCATCACCCAGTCGCAATTCTGCACCTGGTTGCTATTCTTCACCCACCTGTCATCCATCATCCCATCACTCTCCCTCCCGGTACAAATGCAtgcccacctcctcctccaccccgCCTGAGTTACGCAAGCCCAGAGGTCGGTCTCAAGCTCCCGACTCAGAGCGCTCAGGGACTGGTAGAGAGCACCAGAGTGGACGCCTTCGTCcatccccctcctcccctcaccTCACTCAGCCTCCTCCATCCCCATCCAGGGTTAAGTACAGCCCGGTCAGCACCCGATCCCTGCCACCACTCTCCTGA